Proteins encoded within one genomic window of Ascaphus truei isolate aAscTru1 chromosome 8, aAscTru1.hap1, whole genome shotgun sequence:
- the LOC142501326 gene encoding testis-specific serine/threonine-protein kinase 6-like — protein sequence MPWALPSIMSSADSLLRDLGYKVGRTIGEGTYSKVKVATSKKYRGSVAIKVLDQRLAPPDVVSKFLPRELAILRGIRHPHVVHVFEFIEVNNGLHFIVMELCGTDLLQLVQQAGRVAAPHARRLFGQIVSAVRYLHEHHLVHRDLKCENVLLTDNHCVKLTDFGFGRKTQGYPEMCTTYCGSAAYAPPEVLLGIPYDPKKYDIWSLGVVLYVMVTGCMPFDDSNISKLPNIQQRGVVYPASVPVEDKCQSLIKELLHFSPQERPDISVVSKNSWLWKT from the exons ATGCCATGGGCCCTGCCCAGCATCATGTCTTCAGCTGACTCGCTCCTGAGGGACCTGGGCTACAAGGTAGGCCGCACCATTGGGGAGGGCACCTACTCCAAAGTCAAAGTGGCCACTTCCAAGAAGTACAGGGGCAGTGTGGCCATCAAGGTACTGGACCAGAGACTGGCACCTCCGGACGTTGTCAGCAAGTTCCTCCCGCGAGAGCTGGCCATCCTGAGGGGCATTCGCCACCCCCATGTGGTGCACGTCTTCGAGTTCATAGAGGTCAACAATGGGCTGCACTTCATCGTCATGGAGCTATGTGGCACAGACCTTCTGCAGCTGGTTCAGCAGGCAGGGCGGGTAGCAGCACCCCATGCCCGCCGACTCTTTGGGCAGATAGTCAGTGCCGTGCGGTACTTGCATGAGCACCATCTGGTTCACCGGGATCTAAAGTGCGAGAACGTACTGCTCACCGACAATCACTGTGTTAAACTCACGGACTTTGGCTTCGGGAGAAAGACGCAGGGCTACCCGGAAATGTGTACTACCTACTGTGGCTCTGCTGCCTATGCTCCGCCTGAG GTGCTTCTGGGTATCCCATACGACCCTAAGAAGTATGACATATGGAGCCTGGGAGTGGTACTTTATGTCATGGTCACCGGCTGCATGCCCTTTGACGACTCCAACATCAGCAAACTGCCCAATATCCAGCAGCGAGGGGTGGTCTACCCAGCATCTGTGCCTGTGGAAGACAAGTGCCAGAGCCTCATAAAGGAACTGCTGCACTTCAGCCCTCAGGAGCGGCCAGACATCAGTGTGGTGTCAAAGAACAGCTGGCTGTGGAAGACCTGA